One segment of Alnus glutinosa chromosome 2, dhAlnGlut1.1, whole genome shotgun sequence DNA contains the following:
- the LOC133861846 gene encoding xyloglucan galactosyltransferase XLT2-like: MLSLPIPNHASSEPHKIHKTPALLERNNSLNSVLQPIHHAHPRTWLLLTILSLQILLIFTLRSLPLSLSLPHPLRRQNHADNFTSADPAQDPCGSDRIFVYELPGAFNSEILANCDNLNPWSSRCDALANDGFGQRATGIVGVVPDELAPAWYWTDQFVSEIIFHNRVLKHKCRVLEPESATAFYIPFYAGLAVGKYLWSNSSARERDRHCEMMLGWVQDQPYYKRSNGWDHFLTMGRITWDFRRSKDRDWGSRCIYMSGMRNITRLLIERNPWDYFDVGVPYPTGFHPRSDSDVIEWQRFVRERNRTSLFSFAGATRGAVRNDFRGLLLGQCNETDTCTVVNCAKSRCSNGTSAILETFLGSEFCLQPRGDSFTRRSIFDCMLAGSIPVFFWRRTAYYQYEWFLPVERESYSVFIDRNAVKNGTSIKEVLERYSKEEVRKMREKVIDNIPKIVYARPQEGLETIKDAFDVAIEGVLRRFREQEEWGFKW; the protein is encoded by the coding sequence ATGCTTTCGCTTCCCATTCCCAATCACGCTTCCTCCGAGCCTcacaaaatacacaaaaccCCCGCGTTGTTAGAGCGCAACAACTCGCTCAACTCCGTCCTCCAACCCATCCACCATGCCCACCCTCGCACCTGGCTCCTCCTCACCATCCTCTCCCTCCAGATCCTCCTCATCTTCACCCTccgctctctccctctctccctctccctccctcACCCACTACGCCGCCAAAACCATGCCGACAATTTCACCTCCGCCGACCCGGCGCAGGACCCATGCGGGTCGGATCGGATCTTCGTATACGAGCTACCCGGAGCGTTCAACTCAGAGATTCTGGCCAATTGCGACAACTTGAACCCGTGGAGCTCGCGCTGTGACGCGCTGGCCAACGACGGATTCGGCCAGAGAGCCACAGGGATCGTCGGTGTCGTACCGGATGAACTGGCTCCGGCGTGGTACTGGACGGACCAGTTCGTGTCCGAGATTATTTTCCACAACCGGGTCTTGAAACATAAGTGCCGGGTTCTGGAGCCCGAATCCGCCACGGCTTTCTACATACCGTTCTACGCTGGACTCGCGGTGGGGAAGTATCTGTGGTCGAATTCGAGCGCCAGAGAGCGCGATCGCCACTGCGAGATGATGTTGGGGTGGGTGCAGGACCAGCCATACTACAAGAGATCCAACGGCTGGGACCACTTCCTCACGATGGGGCGCATCACGTGGGACTTTCGGCGGTCCAAGGACCGCGACTGGGGCTCCCGCTGTATCTACATGTCCGGGATGCGGAACATCACGCGCCTCCTAATCGAGCGGAACCCGTGGGACTACTTCGACGTCGGTGTGCCCTACCCCACCGGATTCCACCCCAGGTCAGACTCCGACGTTATAGAATGGCAGCGCTTCGTCCGCGAGCGTAACCGCACCAGCCTCTTCTCCTTCGCGGGAGCGACGCGTGGCGCGGTCCGGAACGACTTCAGAGGGCTGTTACTCGGACAATGCAATGAGACGGACACGTGTACGGTTGTAAACTGCGCGAAGTCTCGGTGTTCGAACGGCACGTCGGCGATCCTCGAAACGTTTCTGGGGTCGGAGTTCTGTTTGCAGCCGAGGGGTGACAGCTTCACCCGGAGGTCGATTTTCGACTGCATGCTGGCCGGTTCGATCCCGGTTTTCTTCTGGAGGCGAACCGCTTATTACCAGTACGAGTGGTTTTTACCGGTCGAACGGGAGAGTTACTCGGTTTTCATAGACCGTAACGCGGTAAAAAACGGGACGTCTATAAAGGAAGTGCTTGAGAGGTACAGTAAAGAGGAGGTCaggaaaatgagagagaaagtgATCGATAATATACCGAAGATAGTGTATGCGAGACCCCAGGAGGGGTTGGAGACTATAAAAGATGCTTTTGATGTTGCTATCGAGGGGGTTCTAAGGAGGTTCAGAGAGCAAGAGGAGTGGGGATTCAAGTGGTAA